GAAGCAAAAACTGCTTCAATCAAAGGCTACATTTAAGTTTGTGGTTTGCGGGGTTCAAATGCTCATCGAAAATTCCCCGGCAGAAGGGTTAAAAGAATTTCCGGCAGAGCGCACCGCATTTTTGGATTTGCTGCAACAAAACGATATTAAAGGCGTGATTCTAATCAGTGGCGACCGGCATTTTTCAGAGCTTTACCGCCTCCCCCGCCCCGAAAGTTACGACCTCTATGAAGTTACAACCTCCCCGCTTAGCAGCCTGACTACCGGAATCTTATTAAGTACGAGCAAGGGCACTCAACTTGCTGTGCCAAAAACACGTTTGAAAAGAGCCAATTTTGCCAAATTCACGATTTCCGGAACTGCCGGCAATCGCCGTTGTACGGTTTTTATTTGTAATAAACACGGCAAACCCGTTTGGGAAAAAACATGGAATTTGTCTGACCTCGGCTATTAACCCCAAATCTCTTTTCCCGAAATGATAGGAACAGATATTCAATATGCTGCAAAACTGTTGAAAAACAACGAATTGGTCGCAATTCCAACCGAAACTGTCTATGGATTAGCCGCAAACGCATTAAATGATGATGCTATATTAAAAATATTTATCACTAAAAACCGCCCCACTTTTGACCCTTTAATCGTCCATTTCAGAACTATTGAAGAAATTAAAAAATATGTAATAAGTTTTCCTTCAAAAGCTAAACTTCTGGCTACTACATTTATGCCCGGTCCATTAACCCTGCTTCTGCCGAAAAATCATCTTATATCCGATTTGGTTACCAGCGGATTGCCCTATGTGGCAATTAGAATGCCTTCTCATTCCACGTCATTAGAACTGCTTAACTGTCTTGATTTTCCGTTAGCAGCACCAAGCGCTAATCCATTTGGATATGTCAGCCCCACTACGGCGCAACATGTCGAAGCACAATTGGGCGACAAAATACCTTATATCTTAGATGGAGGACCTTGCGAAATTGGCATCGAATCGACCATCGTAGGGTTTGATACTGACCTGCCTACTGTTTACCGGTTAGGCGGAACAAGTATTGAACAAATAGAAACTGTTATTGGTAAAGTAAATGTGCAGTTGCACTCTTCATCCAATCCAAAATCGGCAGGAATGTTGAAAAGCCATTATGCCCCTAATAAGACCGTGATTCTTGGCAATCTCGAAACGCTTATTCAGCAGTATCCGCCCGAAACAACCGGAGTATTGTCTTTTTGCAAAAACTACAATTACCCTTATCAGGTAATCCTATCCCCTGACGGCAACCTAAAAGAAGCAGCCAGAAATCTGTTTGACGGGTTGCGTTTTTTAGATAGTTTGCCGGTAACAACTATTCTGACCGAACCCGTTCCGGACCAAAACTTAGGACGCGCCATCAATGATCGGCTAAAACGAGCTTCGGCTATTGAAAAAGAAGAAGAACCCGATTAGGCTGTTAAACCCTAACTCTTAAAATTTTTACGGAATAGGCTTAAAAGTTCTTTGTTTTATGGGGTTTTCGTCGTTTCTTTGTATTACGTAAGATACGTAATACTTATGAAACACAACTATCCCGATTGGGTCATCTCGCATCGCAAGCCCGGAACAGAGCTTAGGTTTATCAATGGTCATTACTACCTATATGCAGTAAGTTCTTTTTATGACCCTGTGCGTAAAAAAAGGGCGCAAGAAAACCGGTGTCTTGTTAGGCAAAATCACCGAAAATAACGGCTTTGTCGCCTCACGAGCAGCCAAAGTGGAAACAATTGCTGCCAAAGGAATTGACTTTAGCAAGATTGCCATTAAGGAATGTGGGTTTACCAACTTCTTAGAGGTCTATGGAAAGGAAATTGAGCAAAAACTTAAGGAGTTTTTCCCCAAACACCACAAACTGATTATTTACATGGCTTATGCCCGTTTTGTACACAACAGCCCCATCAACCGAATGCCGTTGCTGATAAGTAAATCCATGTTAAGTGTGGGCGAGAAAGAAAAAATATACCCCCAAAAGTTAAGCACGACACTCGCCGAGATTGGACAGGACAGGGCAACCTGTGTGGCATATATGCAGAGTTTCATCAAAGCAGGCGAACATTTGCTGATTGATATGACCAATATGTTCAACAGTTCTACCACCATGTACTATACCAAGCAAGGCTACAACAGCGAAATGGTATTTGATGCGCAAGTGAACCTGATGTATATTTATTCTCCTTCAAGCCACCAACCACTGTTTTACAAAATCCTTAGTGGCAACAGTCGGGAAGTGGTCGGATTTAAGAACACCCTGCTTGAAAGTGGGCTCAAAGACGCGATCATTATAGCCGACAAGGGGTTTTTCAGCAAAGCCAACATGGATTTATTAGACCAAAATGGACTGCACTACATCCTACCACTTAAACGCGACAACACCTTGATTGACTATTCCAAACTTAGTGAGTCGTCCAACGATTACTTCAAGTATGAAGACCGGATCATTTGGACTAACGAATATGAGAAAGATGGATTCAGGGTAAGACTGTTCAAAGACGACCGCCTAAAAACACAGGAGCAAAAAGACTATCTCCAACGCATAGATGCCAACACAGATGGCTATACAAGAGAAAAATTCAATGACCGACTACCACGCTTTGGCACTTTTGCCCTACTCTCCAACCTTAAAGACATATCACCACCACAATTGTATGCCAAATACAAAAGCAGAAACGCCATAGAGGTCATGTTTGACGGTGTGAAAACGGTACTCAAAGCCGACGTGAGTTTTATGCAAAATGAAGATACCCTCAATGGATGGATGTTTGTTAATCATATTGCCTTACAATGGTACTACATCATCTATGCACTACTCGTAGAACATGAGTTATTGTCAAAGTATTCGGTCGCCCATTTCGTTACAGAACTCAAAGAGCATCGCAAAGTCTTTTTAGGAGATAATTGGGTGGAGGAACCAATTCTAAAGCAAACTAAAAAAATGCTAACCAAACTTAATATGTATTCCGTAAAATAAAATGAGAGTTAGGGGTTAAAAATAAAATCTGAATCGCTCTAATCCGCTAAATCTTAGTTTAGCTTTGCTTGTTTGCCAAATCTGCCAACCCCTTAGCTGCATTGACAAACTCGGAAGGCAACATAATGATAGTCGCTGTATTATTGTCTATCCCAATTTCCGAAATCATTTGCAGTCGTCTAAGCTCTAAAGCAATCGGGGTTTCGCTCATGTGTTTTGCACCTTGAGTCAGTTTGAGCGAGGATTCCAGTTCGGCTTCGGCTTTAATAATTCTTGCGCGTTTTTCTCTGACTGCTTCTGCTTCGCGGGCCATTGCCCTTTGCATAGATACCGGTATCTCTACATCTTTCATCTCCACCATTTCTATTTTTATCCCCCAGAGCTCGGTGGTATCATCAACAATTTTTTGAAGTAAGGCATTGATTTCTTCCCGCTCTTTCAGTACTTCATCCAATTGGTGCTGCCCAATAATGTTTCGCAGAGTTGTTACCGAAAACTGATAAACCGCTTGTGTATAGTTGGCTACATGCAAAATTGCCTGTTTGGGATCAACGACTCTAAACCATAACACGGCATTTACTTTTATCGTAACACTGTCTTTGGTGATCGTTTCCTGTTGTTCCAGATCAACTGTTCGGGTTCTGATATCCACAAGTTGGGAACGTTCAATAAATGGGATTATGATAAAAAGTCCGGGGCCTCTGATGCCCACAAACCGTCCAAGCCGAAAAACTAAGGCTCGCTCATATTCCTGAGCGATTCGCAAACCTGTAACTGCAAGAACAAGGGCAACACCAATCAAAATGTAAACTGTGATCATAATTTGAAGTTTAAAAAGTTAGGGGATTCCTGTTATTTCAAAGCAATTAAATAATCTGAAAGTAAAAGCCGGCTGTTGAGGGTTAATTGAGTACTATTCTACATCCAAAAATTCAAAAACCAAACTAAAAGATACTGCTTAAAAACCCTTAAATATAAACACAGTTCTTTCAATATTCACAAGCCTTTTCACTTTCTCCACCAATTTGATGCCATTATACATTCATACACCTGATCCGGAACTAAATACCGAATAGACTTCCTGCTTTTCAGCAACTGTCTGATATGTGTGGATGAAATCTCGATAATCGGCACGCTTAATCTTTTCACATTAGGCAGGTCAAGAAATGTTTTGGGTGGATGATTAAACCTTGGGTAAACAATCAGGCTATAGTATTTAAGTATCGACTCATAGTTATGCCATTTGTGAAAATGCTCCATATTGTCTTCTCCTAAGATGATACTGAAAGTATAGTCCGGATATTTTTCCTGCAAATAGGTTAAAGTATTGATGGTATAGGAAGGTTGGGGCAAGAAAAATTCAATATTGGTCGTTTTAACTCGGGGATTGTTTTCGGTGGCAAGGTTGGCTAAATGTAACCTGTCATGTTGATTAAGCAACGTTTTTTTGTCTTTCAAAGGGTTATGAGGTGAAACTACGATCCAAACTCCATCAATGCCATCTGAATAAGCCAATGTTTCGGCAATAATCAGATGACCGGTATGAATAGGGTTGAAAGAACCAAACAGCAACCCTATCTGTTTTCGTTGTTGTGTCATGCTTTTATAGTTCTCTGTTTTTATCAAATTTCGGGCAATTATATTTACTTTTAAGTCCGCAAGAAATTTAATCTGTCACCATTCAAGAAAATATTGTTTTCCGTTTGTTTTATTTTCGTTTAATTAGCAGGTAAATGAACCGTTTCACGTTGAATATACTATTTTTTTTCGTTGTTTTTGTTTTTTCTGCTCCTTCAAACACTTCGACCGAAATTGAATGGTGTCATCAACGCTATATTTCCTGGGATGATTTTTGGGGAAAACCAGACAAATATAGCCGGTATAGTGCAATTTCAGCAACATATCTTCAGGAAAAGCACCGATGTGATTATCGGAATCGTTTTACCTACTCAGTACGTACTGTATTTGTGAAAACACAATCCTGGAGTACCGACAAAAAATCCGAAAACCTGTTACATCACGAGCAATTGCATTTTGACCTCACAGAACTATATGCCCGCAAACTTCGAAAAACCTTTTCTAAATTACAGAACCCTTGCAGTTTACCAAAAAGCCAGGTAAAATCTATTATAGACAATCTCTACAACGAAATGGAAAAAGCGCATAGTTTGTATGATCAGGAAACCTTGCACGGCCTTAAATCCGGCAAACAGGCATTTTGGACAAAACTTATCACCGAATCCTTAGCTGAAATGGAAGACTATGCTTGTCTTTATTGATGTTTCATGTGAAACATTTAAATGCTTCTTCTCTAAGTACACCAAAAAGCAGATGAAAAATTTTTGAACAACTTTTTCACCTACACAATTCTGCCTGCCAAATGTTTCACGTGAAACATTTTAGACGGTAATTGTAAACTGACAAAAAGTAGGGATTCCGCGATAAGTAGAATTTTGTGTAAAATGTGGCTAACTTTGTGTCGTTAAA
This is a stretch of genomic DNA from Sphingobacteriales bacterium. It encodes these proteins:
- a CDS encoding threonylcarbamoyl-AMP synthase is translated as MIGTDIQYAAKLLKNNELVAIPTETVYGLAANALNDDAILKIFITKNRPTFDPLIVHFRTIEEIKKYVISFPSKAKLLATTFMPGPLTLLLPKNHLISDLVTSGLPYVAIRMPSHSTSLELLNCLDFPLAAPSANPFGYVSPTTAQHVEAQLGDKIPYILDGGPCEIGIESTIVGFDTDLPTVYRLGGTSIEQIETVIGKVNVQLHSSSNPKSAGMLKSHYAPNKTVILGNLETLIQQYPPETTGVLSFCKNYNYPYQVILSPDGNLKEAARNLFDGLRFLDSLPVTTILTEPVPDQNLGRAINDRLKRASAIEKEEEPD
- a CDS encoding transposase → MTLCVKKGRKKTGVLLGKITENNGFVASRAAKVETIAAKGIDFSKIAIKECGFTNFLEVYGKEIEQKLKEFFPKHHKLIIYMAYARFVHNSPINRMPLLISKSMLSVGEKEKIYPQKLSTTLAEIGQDRATCVAYMQSFIKAGEHLLIDMTNMFNSSTTMYYTKQGYNSEMVFDAQVNLMYIYSPSSHQPLFYKILSGNSREVVGFKNTLLESGLKDAIIIADKGFFSKANMDLLDQNGLHYILPLKRDNTLIDYSKLSESSNDYFKYEDRIIWTNEYEKDGFRVRLFKDDRLKTQEQKDYLQRIDANTDGYTREKFNDRLPRFGTFALLSNLKDISPPQLYAKYKSRNAIEVMFDGVKTVLKADVSFMQNEDTLNGWMFVNHIALQWYYIIYALLVEHELLSKYSVAHFVTELKEHRKVFLGDNWVEEPILKQTKKMLTKLNMYSVK
- a CDS encoding slipin family protein; this encodes MITVYILIGVALVLAVTGLRIAQEYERALVFRLGRFVGIRGPGLFIIIPFIERSQLVDIRTRTVDLEQQETITKDSVTIKVNAVLWFRVVDPKQAILHVANYTQAVYQFSVTTLRNIIGQHQLDEVLKEREEINALLQKIVDDTTELWGIKIEMVEMKDVEIPVSMQRAMAREAEAVREKRARIIKAEAELESSLKLTQGAKHMSETPIALELRRLQMISEIGIDNNTATIIMLPSEFVNAAKGLADLANKQS
- a CDS encoding nicotinate-nucleotide adenylyltransferase, giving the protein MTQQRKQIGLLFGSFNPIHTGHLIIAETLAYSDGIDGVWIVVSPHNPLKDKKTLLNQHDRLHLANLATENNPRVKTTNIEFFLPQPSYTINTLTYLQEKYPDYTFSIILGEDNMEHFHKWHNYESILKYYSLIVYPRFNHPPKTFLDLPNVKRLSVPIIEISSTHIRQLLKSRKSIRYLVPDQVYECIMASNWWRK
- a CDS encoding DUF922 domain-containing protein, giving the protein MNILFFFVVFVFSAPSNTSTEIEWCHQRYISWDDFWGKPDKYSRYSAISATYLQEKHRCDYRNRFTYSVRTVFVKTQSWSTDKKSENLLHHEQLHFDLTELYARKLRKTFSKLQNPCSLPKSQVKSIIDNLYNEMEKAHSLYDQETLHGLKSGKQAFWTKLITESLAEMEDYACLY